The proteins below come from a single Streptomyces tubercidicus genomic window:
- a CDS encoding alpha-ketoglutarate-dependent dioxygenase AlkB, protein MPPESRISDEIISCALSTEENLFTELSTSAHLEDVGKGRRGAVITKIDEAGGVPLVRTTTRYSSPTQRFRAVHERLAQQIQERAALSVGFNNALVENYTNAYKTMGIHSDQALDLADESFIAVFSCYQHPEASPPRKLIFESKGSGGEKFEIPLAHNSVVAFSVHANRRLRHKIVLDKPAPAADNQWLGVTFRTSKTFVRFRDGHVYLPQGARLMSADDEQKSEFYRLRRRENNETDFTYPLLAYTISESDLMPPV, encoded by the coding sequence TTGCCCCCCGAGTCTAGGATCTCGGATGAGATCATCTCGTGCGCTTTGTCGACCGAAGAGAATCTCTTTACGGAGCTGTCCACATCGGCTCATTTGGAAGACGTAGGAAAAGGCCGGCGAGGCGCCGTAATTACCAAGATCGACGAGGCGGGTGGTGTGCCTCTCGTACGCACTACCACTCGATACAGCAGCCCGACGCAGCGTTTCCGGGCAGTGCACGAACGGCTGGCGCAACAGATTCAAGAACGTGCAGCGCTTTCGGTCGGCTTCAACAACGCACTCGTCGAGAACTACACGAACGCTTACAAAACCATGGGCATCCATTCCGACCAAGCCCTCGACCTGGCCGACGAGTCGTTTATCGCCGTCTTCTCCTGCTACCAACATCCCGAAGCGAGCCCACCAAGGAAGCTGATCTTCGAATCAAAGGGGTCCGGTGGCGAGAAGTTCGAAATCCCCCTCGCCCACAACAGTGTCGTCGCGTTTTCTGTCCACGCGAATCGGCGACTCAGGCACAAGATCGTACTGGACAAACCCGCCCCGGCGGCGGACAACCAATGGTTGGGCGTAACCTTTCGAACGTCAAAGACCTTCGTTCGGTTTCGCGACGGACATGTATACCTCCCGCAGGGTGCGCGCCTCATGTCGGCCGACGATGAGCAGAAGAGCGAGTTTTACCGACTACGCCGCCGTGAGAACAATGAAACGGACTTCACCTACCCTCTGCTGGCATACACCATCAGCGAGAGCGATCTGATGCCGCCCGTCTGA
- a CDS encoding tyrosine-type recombinase/integrase: MTGARSRARDAGRAAALLVWIASRPRTGHRLTAFFATLYYAGLRPEEAVALRVEDAVLPSTGWGELRVHTAAPEVGKQWTDDGEVHETRDLKGRASGDTRTVPAHPALASILHTLVAQDQLTAGDLFFPGEKGGLLAGSVYRRAWDKARTAVLTEREYSSPVGKRVYDLRHTCLTTWLNHGIPPAQVAEWAGNSVPVLLSTYARCITGQTVELQQRIEGPQKLPDAPLVPGPRGSLSPPLPRAPGRAR; the protein is encoded by the coding sequence GTGACAGGCGCTCGATCACGAGCGCGCGACGCGGGCCGGGCCGCTGCCCTGCTCGTCTGGATTGCCTCCCGCCCGCGCACCGGTCACCGGCTCACGGCGTTCTTCGCGACGCTCTATTACGCCGGGCTCCGCCCTGAGGAGGCGGTCGCACTCCGCGTCGAGGACGCCGTTCTCCCCTCCACCGGTTGGGGTGAACTCCGGGTGCACACCGCAGCGCCCGAGGTCGGCAAGCAGTGGACGGACGACGGCGAGGTCCACGAGACCCGGGATCTGAAGGGGCGGGCGTCAGGGGACACCCGCACCGTGCCCGCGCATCCCGCCCTCGCATCGATCCTCCACACCCTCGTTGCCCAGGACCAGTTGACAGCGGGAGATCTCTTCTTCCCCGGCGAGAAAGGCGGCCTGCTCGCCGGCTCCGTCTACCGGCGAGCCTGGGACAAGGCCCGCACGGCAGTCCTGACCGAGCGCGAGTACAGCTCGCCCGTTGGCAAGCGGGTATACGACCTCCGCCACACCTGCCTGACGACCTGGCTCAACCACGGCATCCCGCCGGCACAGGTCGCCGAGTGGGCAGGCAACAGCGTCCCGGTGCTGCTTTCCACCTACGCGCGCTGCATCACCGGACAGACCGTTGAACTCCAGCAGCGCATCGAGGGGCCTCAGAAGCTCCCGGATGCGCCATTGGTTCCAGGCCCCAGGGGCTCGCTCTCACCGCCGCTTCCCAGGGCGCCGGGCCGCGCCCGCTGA
- a CDS encoding GTPase domain-containing protein has product MATLDVRPRLIDALSVLRDRVDAARFPLPLRGAARARRNRAELLAQLDDYVIPRLRSPQAPLLAVIGGSTGAGKSTLVNSLVGRRVSEAGVLRPTTRTPVLVCHPDDLHWFAGPRVLPQLARVWVPEQDDGGEGEYAAGGGRGAGGGPGARMGQGVSAGAAPHGGLREPHGGPGSGACQEGAGGAAHLAAGVRGVGGERRASEVYREEVAAGDGEGYGFEFGDGAAEGVVGAAGGGYEAYGGVGGGSGGVGLGREGSGAEAGMLTVRIETDPALPSGLALLDAPDIDSLVARNRELAAELICAADVWVLVTTAARYADAVPWHLLRTAKEYDVTLVTVLDRVPHQIATDISGRYAELLQRAGLGHVPRFTIPELPESAGGGSGLLPATAVAALRGWLERHAQDPVARAAAAERTAAGVIASLRSRLPALAGAAAAQHAAALRLAGRVEEAYEQAAERVRQEVAAGEVLSGDARAHWRDHGLDGRSDELLDALTDGLTSLLTCAVDEADERAADAWRRDPAAAEVSLTAAAGASGAGGRLGVIIRRWRRCLEELAEEETREARAGQAGERAGSVEPEESAALLAAALLGGRRARTAGENLADLLGAQTALRLCERGGRLLATYLERALDGERERRLAPLDQLTVPLDQQAELIAALSVMQREKQWEMQWETKREVEKEARREQRQVEERARAMEKEEVSG; this is encoded by the coding sequence GTGGCGACCTTGGACGTACGACCCCGGCTGATCGACGCACTGTCCGTTCTGCGCGACCGCGTCGACGCCGCACGCTTTCCACTGCCACTCCGGGGCGCTGCCCGCGCCCGGCGTAACAGGGCCGAGCTGCTCGCTCAGCTCGATGACTATGTGATTCCCCGTCTGCGCTCTCCTCAGGCCCCGCTGCTCGCGGTGATCGGTGGATCGACCGGTGCGGGCAAGTCCACGCTGGTCAATTCGCTGGTGGGGCGGCGGGTCTCGGAGGCCGGGGTGCTGCGGCCGACGACGCGTACGCCGGTGCTGGTCTGTCATCCCGACGATCTTCATTGGTTCGCCGGGCCCCGGGTCCTGCCGCAGCTCGCCCGGGTGTGGGTCCCTGAGCAGGATGACGGGGGCGAGGGTGAGTATGCGGCGGGTGGTGGGCGTGGCGCGGGCGGTGGGCCGGGCGCCCGTATGGGGCAGGGAGTCTCTGCGGGCGCTGCGCCTCACGGGGGACTTCGGGAGCCCCATGGGGGGCCCGGATCGGGGGCGTGTCAGGAGGGGGCCGGCGGCGCCGCGCACCTGGCGGCTGGTGTTCGTGGGGTGGGAGGGGAGCGCAGGGCATCTGAGGTGTACAGGGAGGAAGTGGCGGCAGGGGATGGGGAGGGGTATGGGTTTGAGTTTGGGGACGGGGCCGCGGAAGGCGTTGTGGGTGCGGCTGGTGGGGGCTATGAGGCGTATGGCGGGGTGGGTGGCGGAAGTGGTGGCGTAGGGCTTGGGAGAGAAGGGAGCGGGGCCGAGGCGGGGATGCTGACGGTGCGGATCGAGACGGATCCGGCGTTGCCCAGTGGGCTGGCGTTGCTGGACGCACCGGATATCGATTCGCTGGTCGCGCGGAACCGGGAGCTGGCCGCCGAGCTGATCTGCGCGGCGGATGTCTGGGTGCTGGTCACCACGGCCGCCCGGTACGCGGATGCGGTGCCCTGGCATCTGCTGCGTACGGCCAAGGAATACGACGTCACGCTGGTGACCGTGCTGGACCGGGTGCCGCATCAGATCGCCACCGACATCTCCGGGCGCTACGCCGAACTGCTCCAGCGGGCCGGTCTCGGCCATGTCCCGCGGTTCACGATTCCCGAGCTGCCCGAGTCGGCCGGTGGGGGGAGCGGGCTGCTGCCCGCCACGGCCGTCGCGGCGCTGCGGGGCTGGCTGGAGCGGCACGCCCAGGACCCCGTCGCCCGCGCCGCCGCGGCGGAGCGTACGGCTGCCGGGGTGATCGCCTCGCTGCGCAGCCGGCTGCCCGCGCTGGCCGGGGCCGCCGCCGCCCAGCACGCCGCGGCGCTGCGGCTGGCCGGCCGGGTCGAGGAGGCGTACGAGCAGGCCGCGGAGCGGGTACGGCAGGAGGTAGCGGCCGGTGAGGTGTTGTCCGGGGACGCCCGCGCCCACTGGCGTGACCACGGGCTCGACGGCCGGTCGGACGAGCTGCTCGACGCGCTGACCGACGGGCTCACCTCGCTGCTGACCTGCGCCGTGGACGAGGCCGACGAGCGGGCCGCGGACGCCTGGCGGCGGGATCCCGCGGCGGCCGAGGTCTCGCTGACGGCCGCCGCGGGTGCCTCGGGGGCGGGCGGGCGGCTCGGTGTGATCATCCGGCGCTGGCGGCGCTGCCTGGAGGAGCTGGCCGAGGAGGAGACCCGTGAGGCGCGCGCCGGACAGGCCGGGGAGCGCGCGGGGTCGGTGGAGCCGGAGGAGTCGGCGGCGCTGCTGGCCGCCGCTCTGCTCGGCGGCCGTCGCGCCCGTACGGCGGGCGAGAACCTCGCCGACCTCCTGGGGGCACAGACCGCGCTGCGGCTCTGCGAGCGCGGCGGACGGCTCCTGGCCACCTATCTGGAGCGTGCGCTGGACGGTGAGCGCGAGCGGCGGCTGGCACCGCTGGACCAGCTGACCGTGCCACTGGACCAACAGGCGGAGCTGATCGCCGCGCTGTCCGTAATGCAGCGGGAAAAGCAGTGGGAAATGCAGTGGGAGACGAAGCGGGAGGTGGAGAAGGAAGCGCGGCGGGAGCAGCGGCAAGTGGAGGAGCGGGCCAGGGCGATGGAGAAGGAGGAGGTGTCGGGGTGA
- a CDS encoding YfjP family GTPase produces the protein MEAMVQPRSPAEVESGGGGAYRWVADGGRRAAGGGLRGRLDALRELIALSRTRLDGRTLEGAGRVLETADERYRLSGEHTVVAIAGATGSGKSSLFNALAGANRSQVGPRRPTTAEPVACVWPGSRPGADGLLYRLGVPPHRRHAPADGSSELRGLILIDLPDHDSSATEHRAQVDRMLELVDAVIWVVDPEKYADAVLHERYLRPLAGYAEVMFVVLNQVDRLPGDAADQVVDDLRRLLDEDGLALGEHGEPGAAVLALSAATGRGVGELREALGQFVAERGAADRRLAADVDAATERLRSVYVAQSRVGLTERARAEFDDRLAEAVGAVATGRAAERDWLRYAERACGSPWSRMRMRMRMRRWPGRRWGAGGFGAGTADGWATGAGATGAGVTGAGAARGGGRTGAGQAGAGPAGVGRTGGVGRMGAARGRTGRAGGRQDVRAAMGQACAGHGEMGRSGAGMTGAGRTRSGRNGEGPEGLTASGRSGRGQGPVERQGAAGHPGAGGAAGTAEVGASAVDGRAAARPVVEQAVRTVVAEAAHGLPAPWAHAVREAADRGAYGLPEALDKVAADAEESLRGGPAVRPRWWTVAASLQGMLTVLQVVGVLWLLGAITGVGDATAWISGLLPAVLGSVGGPALAWMCRVVARGPARRYGQDAERRLRSAAAACGRARVLEPVAAELLRYREVREQYAVASGA, from the coding sequence ATGGAGGCGATGGTGCAGCCGCGGTCGCCGGCCGAAGTGGAGAGCGGCGGTGGAGGCGCGTACCGGTGGGTCGCGGACGGGGGGCGTCGGGCCGCCGGCGGCGGGCTGCGGGGGCGGCTGGATGCCTTGCGGGAGTTGATCGCGCTGTCCCGGACCCGGCTGGACGGGCGGACGCTGGAGGGGGCGGGCCGGGTGCTGGAGACGGCGGACGAGCGGTACCGGCTGTCCGGCGAGCACACCGTCGTCGCCATCGCGGGGGCGACCGGCAGTGGTAAGTCGTCGCTGTTCAACGCGCTGGCCGGGGCGAATCGTTCGCAGGTCGGGCCGCGTCGGCCGACGACCGCGGAGCCGGTGGCCTGTGTCTGGCCGGGCAGTCGGCCGGGCGCGGACGGGCTGTTGTACCGGCTGGGTGTGCCCCCCCACCGTCGGCACGCCCCGGCCGACGGCAGCTCCGAGCTGCGCGGCCTCATCCTGATCGATCTGCCCGACCACGACTCCTCGGCCACCGAGCACCGCGCTCAGGTGGACCGGATGCTGGAGCTGGTGGACGCGGTGATCTGGGTGGTGGACCCGGAGAAGTACGCGGACGCGGTGCTGCACGAGCGGTATCTGCGGCCGTTGGCGGGCTACGCCGAGGTGATGTTCGTCGTCCTCAATCAGGTCGACCGGCTGCCCGGGGACGCCGCCGACCAGGTGGTGGACGATCTGCGCCGGCTGCTCGACGAGGACGGGCTGGCGCTCGGCGAGCACGGGGAGCCCGGGGCGGCGGTGCTCGCGCTGTCCGCCGCGACCGGCCGGGGCGTGGGGGAACTGCGGGAGGCGCTAGGCCAGTTCGTCGCGGAACGGGGTGCGGCGGACCGGCGGCTGGCGGCGGATGTGGATGCGGCGACCGAGCGGTTGCGGTCGGTGTACGTGGCGCAGAGCCGGGTCGGGCTGACCGAACGGGCCCGCGCGGAGTTCGACGACCGGTTGGCCGAGGCGGTCGGGGCGGTGGCCACCGGGCGCGCGGCGGAGCGCGACTGGCTGCGGTACGCGGAGCGCGCCTGCGGGTCTCCGTGGTCGCGGATGCGGATGCGGATGCGGATGCGGCGGTGGCCGGGGAGACGGTGGGGGGCCGGCGGCTTCGGGGCGGGGACGGCCGATGGGTGGGCGACAGGGGCGGGGGCGACGGGAGCCGGGGTGACGGGCGCGGGGGCTGCGCGGGGAGGCGGGCGTACGGGCGCTGGGCAGGCGGGCGCCGGGCCTGCGGGCGTCGGGCGGACCGGTGGTGTGGGGCGGATGGGTGCGGCGCGGGGCCGTACCGGGCGCGCTGGAGGACGCCAGGACGTGCGGGCCGCCATGGGACAGGCATGCGCGGGGCACGGCGAGATGGGGCGGAGCGGGGCGGGGATGACCGGGGCGGGGCGGACGCGTTCCGGGCGGAACGGTGAGGGGCCGGAGGGACTGACCGCCTCCGGGCGAAGCGGCAGGGGACAGGGCCCGGTGGAGCGGCAGGGGGCGGCCGGGCATCCGGGAGCCGGCGGGGCGGCCGGGACCGCTGAGGTGGGCGCGTCGGCAGTCGACGGCCGGGCGGCGGCCCGGCCCGTGGTGGAGCAGGCCGTCCGCACGGTGGTAGCCGAGGCGGCGCACGGGTTGCCCGCGCCCTGGGCCCACGCGGTGCGGGAGGCGGCGGACCGCGGTGCCTACGGGCTGCCGGAGGCACTGGACAAGGTGGCGGCGGATGCCGAGGAGTCGCTACGGGGCGGACCGGCCGTGCGGCCACGGTGGTGGACGGTGGCGGCCTCGCTGCAGGGGATGTTGACCGTGCTCCAAGTCGTCGGTGTGCTGTGGCTGCTGGGCGCGATCACGGGCGTGGGCGATGCGACGGCCTGGATCTCCGGGCTGCTGCCCGCGGTCCTCGGGTCGGTGGGTGGACCGGCGCTGGCGTGGATGTGCCGGGTGGTGGCGCGCGGCCCGGCCCGGCGTTACGGGCAGGACGCCGAGCGGCGGTTGCGGAGTGCGGCGGCGGCGTGCGGGCGGGCGCGGGTGCTGGAGCCGGTCGCCGCGGAGCTGCTGCGCTATCGCGAGGTGCGGGAGCAGTACGCGGTGGCGTCGGGCGCCTGA
- a CDS encoding single-stranded DNA-binding protein, which translates to MVTLVGNAATAVEHRQTAAGVTVARFRLAARSRRWDKALERWTDGETSFYTVRSWRGLADNVAASVAVGEPLIVQGRLRLREGEQPPEKGGQRWFSAEVDAVAIGHDLTRGTAAFRRVLRPPRTAADSPPATAQQPSTTPQSAPAQDAASPPQPNRSQSPPSPSPSPSPPPQRSQSPSPTPPAQQDLWESQLPEGSGSRTPDRAPAAANSPKGGKSRTAVDERSASRPRTGAGARAVAQDRKAAEVASTTAKTPTTSGITAGAGASEGSAAPASSVTHSPEKAAVP; encoded by the coding sequence ATGGTGACGCTGGTGGGCAATGCCGCGACGGCGGTGGAGCACCGGCAGACAGCAGCGGGTGTGACGGTGGCGAGGTTCCGGCTGGCGGCGAGATCCCGCCGGTGGGACAAGGCGCTGGAGCGCTGGACCGACGGGGAGACCAGCTTCTATACGGTCCGTTCGTGGCGCGGACTCGCCGACAATGTGGCGGCGTCGGTGGCGGTGGGCGAACCCCTCATCGTCCAGGGACGGTTGCGGCTGCGGGAGGGGGAGCAGCCGCCCGAGAAGGGCGGGCAGCGCTGGTTCTCGGCGGAGGTCGACGCCGTGGCGATCGGCCACGATCTCACGCGGGGCACCGCCGCATTCCGAAGGGTCCTCCGCCCGCCGCGCACGGCAGCGGACAGCCCACCGGCCACGGCCCAGCAACCCTCCACGACACCGCAATCGGCCCCGGCGCAGGACGCGGCTTCACCACCGCAGCCGAATCGATCGCAATCGCCACCATCCCCGTCCCCATCCCCTTCCCCACCCCCGCAACGATCGCAATCACCGAGCCCCACTCCACCGGCCCAACAGGATTTATGGGAAAGCCAGTTGCCGGAAGGGAGCGGCAGTCGGACGCCCGACAGGGCGCCCGCGGCAGCCAACTCGCCAAAGGGCGGGAAGTCGCGGACGGCCGTCGACGAGCGGTCGGCGTCCAGACCCCGGACAGGCGCCGGAGCGCGGGCAGTTGCCCAGGATCGGAAGGCCGCCGAGGTCGCCTCCACGACTGCCAAAACGCCTACGACCAGCGGGATTACGGCTGGTGCCGGGGCTTCGGAGGGCTCCGCCGCGCCGGCCTCCTCCGTGACCCATTCGCCCGAGAAGGCCGCTGTGCCCTGA
- a CDS encoding LAETG motif-containing sortase-dependent surface protein: MLSIKRRGAARLAAAVMASGLVAAGAIATAGPAAADEATPAHGGATATLGGLKTFDQAVVHNDGGDQRVGAGLFEMAVDNGGTLQTYCIDIHNPTQQQAKYQEVPWSASSLHNNGDAGKIRWILQNSYPQVNDLAALAAKAGAGNLTEKTAAAGTQVAIWRFSDHAKVDALDPAAEKLADYLEKSAQNVAEPKASLTLDPPAVSGKSGSKLGPVTVHTNADSVTISPAAGVPAGAKVVGKDGKPVTSATDGTQLFFDVPAGAADGSSSLTAQAATKVPVGRAFTGIGEHAKSQTQILAGSSESTVSAAASFSWKKQGAIPAITAEKNCAKGGVDVTANNKGDEAFRFQLAGKDYEIAPGKSQTVTVPVAEDQPYDITIKGEGGFKKSFSGVLDCKTAGSGGGKPSSKPSPASVGGSSTGGDKGGDLAETGSSNATPMIAGIAVVLVVVGGGAVFFLRKKKTGTPAQ, from the coding sequence ATGCTTTCGATAAAGAGGCGGGGCGCAGCCCGCCTTGCCGCTGCGGTCATGGCCTCCGGCCTGGTCGCGGCGGGTGCGATAGCCACCGCGGGCCCTGCCGCGGCGGACGAGGCGACTCCCGCTCACGGGGGTGCCACCGCCACGCTCGGCGGTCTGAAGACCTTCGACCAGGCGGTCGTGCACAACGACGGAGGCGACCAGCGCGTAGGCGCCGGCCTCTTCGAGATGGCGGTCGACAACGGCGGCACGCTCCAGACGTACTGCATCGACATCCACAACCCGACGCAGCAGCAGGCGAAGTACCAGGAAGTGCCCTGGAGCGCCTCGTCGCTGCACAACAACGGGGACGCGGGCAAGATCCGCTGGATTCTGCAGAACTCCTACCCGCAGGTGAACGACCTGGCCGCGCTCGCCGCCAAGGCCGGTGCCGGGAACCTCACCGAGAAGACCGCCGCGGCCGGCACCCAGGTCGCGATCTGGCGCTTCTCCGACCACGCCAAGGTGGACGCGCTCGACCCGGCGGCCGAGAAGCTCGCCGACTACCTGGAGAAGAGCGCGCAGAACGTTGCCGAGCCCAAGGCCTCGCTGACGCTCGACCCGCCGGCCGTCTCCGGCAAGTCCGGCAGCAAGCTCGGCCCGGTCACCGTGCACACCAACGCCGACAGCGTCACGATCTCCCCGGCCGCCGGTGTGCCCGCCGGTGCCAAGGTCGTCGGCAAGGACGGCAAGCCGGTCACCAGCGCGACCGACGGCACCCAGCTGTTCTTCGACGTGCCCGCGGGTGCCGCTGACGGCAGCAGCTCGCTGACCGCGCAGGCCGCCACCAAGGTCCCGGTCGGCCGTGCCTTCACCGGCATCGGTGAGCACGCCAAGAGCCAGACCCAGATCCTGGCCGGCTCCAGCGAGTCGACGGTCTCCGCGGCCGCCTCGTTCTCCTGGAAGAAGCAGGGCGCCATCCCGGCGATCACCGCCGAGAAGAACTGCGCCAAGGGTGGTGTGGACGTCACCGCGAACAACAAGGGCGATGAGGCGTTCCGCTTCCAGCTCGCCGGCAAGGACTACGAGATCGCCCCGGGCAAGTCGCAGACCGTGACCGTGCCGGTGGCCGAGGACCAGCCGTACGACATCACGATCAAGGGTGAGGGCGGCTTCAAGAAGTCGTTCTCCGGGGTCCTGGACTGCAAGACCGCCGGCAGTGGCGGCGGCAAGCCCTCCAGCAAGCCCAGCCCGGCCTCGGTGGGCGGCAGCAGCACCGGTGGGGACAAGGGCGGCGACCTCGCCGAGACCGGCTCCAGCAACGCCACCCCGATGATCGCGGGCATCGCGGTCGTCCTCGTCGTGGTCGGCGGCGGCGCGGTGTTCTTCCTCCGTAAGAAGAAGACCGGCACCCCCGCCCAGTAA
- the ettA gene encoding energy-dependent translational throttle protein EttA has protein sequence MAEYIYTMRKARKAHGDKVILDDVSLSFLPGAKIGVVGPNGAGKSTVLKIMAGLEQPSNGDAFLSPGYTVGMLLQEPPLDEAKTVLQNVQDGAAEIMGKLHRFNEVAELMATDYSDELMEEMGKLQEDLDHANAWDLDTQLEQAMDALGCPPGDWPVTNLSGGERRRVALCKLLLEAPDLLLLDEPTNHLDAESVQWLEQHLAKYPGTVVAVTHDRYFLDHVAQWICEVDRGRLHGYEGNYSKYLETKETRLKVEGQKDAKRAKRLKEELEWVRSNAKGRQAKSKSRLARYEEMAAEADKMRKLDFEEIQIPPGPRLGNVVVEVDKLNKAFGEKVLIEDLSFTLPRNGIVGVIGPNGAGKTTLFKMLQGLETPDSGDIKVGETVKISYVDQSRENIDPKKTLWAVVSDELDYINVGQVEMPSRAYVSAFGFKGPDQQKPAGVLSGGERNRLNLALTLKQGGNLLLLDEPTNDLDVETLSSLENALLEFPGCAVVVSHDRWFLDRVATHILAYEGESRWFWFEGNFESYEKNKVERLGADAARPHRATYKKLTRG, from the coding sequence TTGGCTGAGTACATCTACACGATGCGCAAGGCGCGCAAGGCGCACGGCGACAAGGTCATCCTCGATGACGTCTCGCTGAGCTTCCTGCCGGGCGCAAAGATCGGTGTCGTGGGTCCCAACGGCGCCGGTAAGTCCACGGTGCTGAAGATCATGGCCGGTCTTGAGCAGCCGTCGAACGGTGACGCGTTCCTTTCCCCGGGCTACACCGTCGGCATGCTTCTGCAGGAGCCGCCGCTGGACGAGGCCAAGACGGTGCTGCAGAACGTCCAGGACGGCGCCGCCGAGATCATGGGCAAGCTGCACCGCTTCAACGAGGTCGCCGAGCTGATGGCGACCGACTACTCCGATGAGCTCATGGAGGAGATGGGCAAGCTCCAGGAGGACCTTGACCACGCCAACGCGTGGGACCTGGACACCCAGCTCGAACAGGCCATGGACGCCCTCGGCTGCCCGCCCGGTGACTGGCCGGTCACCAACCTCTCCGGTGGTGAGCGCCGCCGCGTCGCGCTGTGCAAGCTGCTGCTGGAGGCTCCCGACCTGCTGCTCCTCGACGAGCCCACCAACCACCTGGACGCCGAGTCCGTGCAGTGGCTGGAGCAGCACCTGGCGAAGTACCCCGGCACCGTCGTCGCCGTCACCCACGACCGGTACTTCCTCGACCACGTCGCCCAGTGGATCTGCGAGGTCGACCGCGGTCGCCTGCACGGCTACGAGGGCAACTACTCCAAGTACCTGGAGACCAAGGAGACCCGTCTCAAGGTCGAGGGCCAGAAGGACGCCAAGCGGGCCAAGCGCCTCAAGGAAGAGCTGGAGTGGGTGCGCTCCAACGCCAAGGGGCGGCAGGCCAAGTCCAAGTCGCGACTGGCGCGTTACGAGGAGATGGCCGCCGAGGCCGACAAGATGCGGAAGCTGGACTTCGAGGAGATCCAGATCCCGCCGGGCCCGCGTCTGGGCAATGTCGTCGTCGAGGTCGACAAGCTCAACAAGGCCTTCGGTGAGAAGGTCCTGATCGAGGACCTGAGCTTCACGCTGCCGCGCAACGGCATCGTCGGCGTCATCGGCCCGAACGGCGCCGGTAAGACCACGCTGTTCAAGATGCTCCAGGGCCTGGAGACCCCGGACTCCGGCGACATCAAGGTCGGCGAGACCGTCAAGATCTCCTACGTCGACCAGAGCCGCGAGAACATCGACCCCAAGAAGACCCTGTGGGCCGTGGTCTCCGACGAGCTGGACTACATCAACGTCGGCCAGGTCGAGATGCCCTCGCGGGCCTACGTCTCCGCGTTCGGCTTCAAGGGCCCGGACCAGCAGAAGCCGGCCGGGGTGCTCTCCGGCGGTGAGCGCAACCGCCTCAACCTGGCGCTGACCCTCAAGCAGGGCGGCAACCTGCTGCTCCTCGACGAGCCGACCAACGACCTCGACGTCGAGACCCTGTCCTCGCTGGAGAACGCGCTGCTGGAGTTCCCGGGCTGCGCCGTGGTCGTCTCCCACGACCGCTGGTTCCTCGACCGCGTCGCCACGCACATCCTGGCGTACGAGGGCGAATCCCGGTGGTTCTGGTTCGAGGGCAACTTCGAGTCGTACGAGAAGAACAAGGTCGAGCGCCTCGGTGCGGACGCGGCCCGTCCGCACCGCGCCACGTACAAGAAGCTGACCCGGGGCTGA
- a CDS encoding acyl-CoA thioesterase: protein MRHLYSCPLRWSDMDAFGHVNNAVFVRYLEEARIDFMRRLAPGGGSESFTGGSVVARHEIDYVRPLVHRHAPVTVELWVKKISAASMTVAYEVKDEDTLYLRASTVVVPYNFTEERPRRLTAEEKAILKEYLDDAAHQGGSAAV, encoded by the coding sequence GTGCGGCACCTCTACTCCTGCCCCCTGCGCTGGTCGGACATGGACGCGTTCGGTCATGTCAACAACGCGGTGTTCGTCCGCTACCTCGAAGAGGCGCGGATCGACTTCATGCGCCGGCTGGCGCCGGGGGGCGGCAGCGAGTCGTTCACGGGCGGCTCGGTCGTCGCCCGGCACGAGATCGACTATGTGCGGCCGCTGGTCCACCGGCACGCCCCGGTGACCGTCGAGTTGTGGGTGAAGAAGATCAGCGCCGCGTCGATGACGGTGGCCTACGAGGTCAAGGACGAGGACACCCTCTACCTGCGGGCCTCGACCGTCGTCGTCCCGTACAACTTCACCGAGGAGCGCCCCCGCCGTCTCACCGCGGAGGAGAAGGCGATCCTGAAGGAGTATCTGGACGACGCCGCGCATCAGGGGGGTTCCGCCGCGGTATGA